The window AGAATCAAACAGATTGTAAAGAGAAGGATACTGAATGGATAAAATCCCCGTCTTTGTTTCTGATCTGAGACATCAAAGTTACTGTAGGTTCCCCTTTTGGTCTTGATGTAATTATGGATTAATATGGGAAAAGTAACAACTGACAAAATAGCGATCGATATGATGACAGCGGTATTTTTTTCCAAATCATAAAAACTTATAAAAATCACATAAAGCGAGCCTACTAAAAGGGGATGCCCGATGATTGAAATAAGTTTTGCAATTTGAAGCTTGGTCATGATTTTTTTATAGGTTCTATCAAATCCCATAGATTACCATAAAGATCTTCAAATACGACTACCTTCCCGAAGCTTTCAGTTGACCGATCTCTGAAAATTTTAATATCCTGATCAAGTAAATTCTGATAATCCCGCTCAAAATCATCTGTATGAAGAAATAGAAAAACTCTTCCTCCAGTTTGGTTACCGATGGCATTCTTTTGTTGTTCACCAGATGCTTTAGCAAGTAGAATATGGCAATTCTGATCGGTTGACCCGGGAGGAGCTATTCTTACCCATCTTTTGGTTTCTGAGATTTGTGTATCTTCTAAGAGTTGGAAGTGTAACTTTTTCGTGTAAAAGTCAATCGCATCATCATAGTCCTCTACGATTAGTGCAAATTGAGCAATGTGTTGTGCCATTTCTGTGGATTATAAATTAATTGCAGTTTAGGAAATCCAAATACTTATTTCTCTTCGTATTTCAATTTACAATATCGAGATTATCATTTTTAAAATGGTAATCAGGTTTAGTTTGTGGTTCAATTTTTCGGTAAAAAGGTAGCTATGTTGAGCTACCTTTTTCTTTTATCTGAAAAAGAATCATTTCTGACATTTTTAGATAACCCAAATCTGAAGGATGAATACCATCCTCAGCAAAAAAATCAGGTTCATAAAATTGATTTTGATCAATGAAAGTCACTTCTGGAATCAATGCTGCTAGTTGCTTGACTTCCAATCCCAATACTTTCCTATGTAGCCCTAAAAAGAATCTGATTATTAGAGGAATTGCAGGGAATTGATGAACAGGAGGGATGAGAGGGATAATTATTTTTTTACAAGAAGATGAGCTGATAAATTCCGAAATGAAAACTTTTAATTCATAACTGAATTTTGAAGGAGGGGTAAATTGGAAACAGTCATTTGCACCAATCAAGATGATGCAAGTCTCGAAATATTGTGGAACTTTATTTTTATGCTTTTGAAATCTAGCATTAAGCCCAGAAGCTTTTAGACCGTTTTTTCCAATGTTATAGACATTCCTATCTTCAAGCGAGGTTGAAATATTAGCTGCAAAGGTTTTGTAAGCTTCACTTGCTCCAACACCAGCCGCAGTAGATTCGCCAATGATTAATAGATTCGGATTTTCTTTTTTAGATAGAAATTCCAAATACTCACTTTGTGAAGGTAATTTGATTATCTTTTTTCTTAGTTTTTTTCCAGCGAATAATAAAAAGGGATAGGAAGGGATTAAAAGTAAAACCTCAAAAAAATAAAGTAATCTGGATTTTAAAAATTGACTAGTCATAATTTTTTAAGACTTGAATCTAAGCTTTTACGATTGTAGAAAAAGAAACAGATCGCTGATTTTTTTAGCGATCTGTTTTGAATATTTATTGAGAGAATTTACCCTCCTGACCTTTTTGCTTTATAGCCAGCTGCTTGCAGAATTGTGACAACTTTTTCTCTGTGGTCTCCTTGGATTAAGATTTCACCATCTTTGGCGCTTCCTCCAACACCACATTTATTTTTGAGCATTTTTCCCAATTCTTTCAGGTCATCATCGGTTCCAATGAACCCTTCAACTAGTGTTACCTGCTTGCCACCTCGGGACTTTTTGTCCAGCATGACTTTTAGGTTTTGCTGCTGAGGAGGTAGGGTTTCGTGTTCCTCACCATCATTTAGGTCAAATTCAAAATTATCACTAGTGGAATACACCACGCCATCTCTCTTTTTCCAGTCGTTATTTTTGTTTTTTGCCATGTTCTTATTTTATTTTCATCGTCCATACAGGCCGCTTGGCATGATTGACAACATCTTCAGCAATACTTCCGCTCAAGAGATGTAGGAAGCCTGTTCTCCCATGTGTTGCCATTGCAATCATATCAGCATTGATATCTTCTGCGTATTCTATGATGCCTTCCTCTTCTGATGAGCTGTTATAAATTTCAACTTTTGTGTTTTGTAATTCATGGTCTTTGATGAATTCCTGCATGCTTCTTAAAGAAACTCTACTGTTTTCAAACATGCTTGGTGTATTGATCTTCACTAAACAAAGTTGTGCACTGAGTGTATTGGCTAGTTTTTTAAGTTTATTGACTACTGTAGCAGATTCTTTTGTGAAATCACTGGCAAAAACAATGGTTTTGATATCTTTCACATCTCTTTTGTCCTTTATAGTGATTACAGGACAAGTAGCATTTCTTACAACTTTTTCAGTATTACTTCCAATTAGGAGTTCCTCTAACCCGCTACTTCCTTTAGATCCCATGACGATTAAGTTTGCATCAAATTCCGAGACCTCTTTTGAGATACCAGCATAAGGATTTCCAAAAATCAGCTTAGTTGAAAATTTAAAATCTGAATTTGTAAGTTCTTCTTCAATAGCTGCCAATTGCTTTTTTCTTTTTTCTACCAATTCCATAACATAGATTTGGTCTATCCCATATCCGGATTCCACTGTTCCCATCGTCCCGAGCGAAGTCATTGTGGGAGTTTCCAAGACATGCAGCAGTTTCAAATGAGCATTGTTTTTTATTGCTAGTCCTTTAGCAAATTCAAATGCATTTTCTGCTTGTTCCGAAAAATCAAAGGGTACAAGAATAGTTTTCATAAGATTCGATTTTAATTTTCTTTGGGTTGAATAATTACGGGTATCAATTCACTATTTACTTAGGAAATATAGATTTTCACCCGATTATCTGATTTTATTTTTATCAATTCAGGAAAATACAAAAAATACTATTCATTTTAAGAGGATTGAATTATTAATTGAAAATAATCCAACCCAAACCAAATGCAATCACCCAAAGAAGTGTTGATATTGCCATTTTCTTGAGAAATGGATCAATCATACTTGAATTTTGACTTTTGCTCACACCGAGACCTACTTTGATCATCAAGGGTGAAATAAGTAAAGGGGAGATGGCCCACCAAGAGGATTCCAAGAATGCAAAAAGAATAATACTGATATTTCCTCCTATAATTAAGCCCCAATTGTAAAGAATGGCAGCTTTCTTTCCGATCCTTACAGGAATGGATTTTTTTCCAGCTTTCGTGTCAGATGTGATATCTCGTATATTGTTAATATTTAGTACTGCAGCACTGAATAAACCCAAGGAAATCGCTGGCAATAAATTTACCCAACCAAAACTTAAAGTGTGGAGGAAGTATGTTCCGGATACCCCCAAAAGTCCAAAAAAGATAAAAACCGATATATCACCTAAACCAGCATAACCATAAGGTTTTTTGCCAGAAGTATAGGTAATAGCAGCTATAATTGCCAATATTCCGAGTCCAAGGAATATGAAAAATAACTTCCAGTCATCAAGACTAAGGTAAAGTAAACTTAATCCGCTGATCAAAGAAAAAAAAGCAAAGAGAATCATCGCCTTTTTCATGGAAGCCAAACTAATCACACCTGACTGAACAGCTCTAATTGGACCTTCGCGATCTTGGCTGTCTGCACCATGGACGCTATCTCCATAATCATTGGCAAGGTTGGAAAGAATCTGAAGAAAAATTGTTGTAATAGCAGCTAGAATAAAAACATCAAGACGAAAGCTTTCTTGGTATGCTGCTAAAATTGAGCCCATCAAAATACTTGATAAGGCTAATGGTAAGGTTCTCAAACGAATAGCATGAAGCCAAGCTTGTTTTTTACTGGCAAGAGTGATTTCCACGTTGTAATTTTTCTGCTAAGGTAACAAAAAGACCTGTTTTCGTTACGAAAACAGGTCATGGTGAGATAAACAACTTTCTGTTTAAGATTTTATTAATTGGATAATTTCTTGATCCATTGGATTTACCGAAGATGCAAAGAATTTTTTTAATTCCCCATTTTCATCAATAAAATATTTGCAAAAATTCCAGGTAGGTTCTTTGTCATTCCAACCATTCATGTCTTTATCAGATAACCATCTATAAAGAGGATGCTTATCTGCACCTTTCACAGAGATTTTATCGAACATTTTGAATGTTACTCCATAGTTGGCACTACAGAATTGTTTGATGTCTTCATTAGTTCCTGGCTCTTGTCCACCAAAATTATTAGCAGGAAATCCTAGAATCACTACTTGATCTCCATATTCTTCATTTAATTTTTGTAAATCAGCATATTGAGGAGTGTAGCCACATTTTGATGCGACATTTACCAAAAGCAGCTTTTTACCTTTGAATTGGTTGAAGTCAACTTCATTACCATCAATATCATTTAATTTGAAATCATATATTGATTTTTCCATGAGCATTTGGTCTAAGGTGATGTTTGAAGATACTTCTTTGTTATCTTTTTGTACACTTGAAGTGCAAGCAAAGGCGATAAAAGCCAAAATAGTAAGTAGTTTTTTCATAGAATTAATATTACATTTTGTCTGGGACATTTACTCCTAATAACTTCATCCCCGACTTAATTGTTTTGGCTGTTAAAGCAGAAAGTGCTACTCTAAAAGCCTGAATATTTTCATTGGATTCGTTGAAGATGGATAGTTCTGCATAGAATCTGTTGTACTCTTTTGCTAAGTCAAATAGGTATTGAGCTAACAAGGCTGGAGAGAAGTCTTCCGCTGCTTGTCTAATTTTCTTTTCAAAATCATTTAAAATTATTATCAAATCCCTTTCAGCATCTTCCAAGTTTTCAAGTCCTTCAAAAACGGCGTTTTTATAAACAACACCTATCTGATCTGCTTTTCTGAGAATCGAGGAGATTCTCGCGTGTGAGTATTGAATAAATGGCCCTGTATTTCCTTGAAATTCTATAGATTCCTGAGGATTAAAGAGCATTCTCTTTTTGGGATCTACTTTTAACAAGAAGTATTTTAATGCTCCCATGCCCAAAGTTTCGTAAAGTTCTGCCGCTTCTTCAGAGGAGAAACCTTCAATTTTCCCTAGTTCTTTGGTGTGAGCTTCTGCAGTGTCGATCATTTCTTGCATCAGATCATCTGCATCTACGACAGTTCCTTCTCTTGATTTCATCTTTCCTGTAGGTAGATCTACCATTCCATAAGATAGATGATAAAGGCCATCTCCGTAAGGTCGACCAAGTTTACGCATAATTTTAAACAAGACATCGAAATGGTAATCTTGTTCATTCCCTACCACGTAAATCGATTTGTTGAATCCAGAATCATTGAATTTCAAATCGCAAGTTCCCATATCTTGAGTGATATACACAGAAGTTCCATCGCTTCGAAGAACTAACTTTTCGTCCAAACCTTCTTCGCTTAAGTCAACCCAAGTGGATCCATTCTCTTTTTTGAAGAAAATACCTTTAGAAAG is drawn from Belliella baltica DSM 15883 and contains these coding sequences:
- a CDS encoding VOC family protein, yielding MAQHIAQFALIVEDYDDAIDFYTKKLHFQLLEDTQISETKRWVRIAPPGSTDQNCHILLAKASGEQQKNAIGNQTGGRVFLFLHTDDFERDYQNLLDQDIKIFRDRSTESFGKVVVFEDLYGNLWDLIEPIKKS
- a CDS encoding GDSL-type esterase/lipase family protein, translating into MTSQFLKSRLLYFFEVLLLIPSYPFLLFAGKKLRKKIIKLPSQSEYLEFLSKKENPNLLIIGESTAAGVGASEAYKTFAANISTSLEDRNVYNIGKNGLKASGLNARFQKHKNKVPQYFETCIILIGANDCFQFTPPSKFSYELKVFISEFISSSSCKKIIIPLIPPVHQFPAIPLIIRFFLGLHRKVLGLEVKQLAALIPEVTFIDQNQFYEPDFFAEDGIHPSDLGYLKMSEMILFQIKEKGSST
- a CDS encoding translation initiation factor encodes the protein MAKNKNNDWKKRDGVVYSTSDNFEFDLNDGEEHETLPPQQQNLKVMLDKKSRGGKQVTLVEGFIGTDDDLKELGKMLKNKCGVGGSAKDGEILIQGDHREKVVTILQAAGYKAKRSGG
- a CDS encoding universal stress protein, which gives rise to MKTILVPFDFSEQAENAFEFAKGLAIKNNAHLKLLHVLETPTMTSLGTMGTVESGYGIDQIYVMELVEKRKKQLAAIEEELTNSDFKFSTKLIFGNPYAGISKEVSEFDANLIVMGSKGSSGLEELLIGSNTEKVVRNATCPVITIKDKRDVKDIKTIVFASDFTKESATVVNKLKKLANTLSAQLCLVKINTPSMFENSRVSLRSMQEFIKDHELQNTKVEIYNSSSEEEGIIEYAEDINADMIAMATHGRTGFLHLLSGSIAEDVVNHAKRPVWTMKIK
- a CDS encoding 1,4-dihydroxy-2-naphthoate polyprenyltransferase, coding for MEITLASKKQAWLHAIRLRTLPLALSSILMGSILAAYQESFRLDVFILAAITTIFLQILSNLANDYGDSVHGADSQDREGPIRAVQSGVISLASMKKAMILFAFFSLISGLSLLYLSLDDWKLFFIFLGLGILAIIAAITYTSGKKPYGYAGLGDISVFIFFGLLGVSGTYFLHTLSFGWVNLLPAISLGLFSAAVLNINNIRDITSDTKAGKKSIPVRIGKKAAILYNWGLIIGGNISIILFAFLESSWWAISPLLISPLMIKVGLGVSKSQNSSMIDPFLKKMAISTLLWVIAFGLGWIIFN
- a CDS encoding glutathione peroxidase, producing MKKLLTILAFIAFACTSSVQKDNKEVSSNITLDQMLMEKSIYDFKLNDIDGNEVDFNQFKGKKLLLVNVASKCGYTPQYADLQKLNEEYGDQVVILGFPANNFGGQEPGTNEDIKQFCSANYGVTFKMFDKISVKGADKHPLYRWLSDKDMNGWNDKEPTWNFCKYFIDENGELKKFFASSVNPMDQEIIQLIKS
- the argS gene encoding arginine--tRNA ligase translates to MNLEQQIILAIQQGFKELFDHDLVIEDLGLQPTRKEFEGSFTFVMFPYLKVTKMAPEASGNKLGEYLVANSEVISAFNVVKGFLNLSINESSWLNIFNQLYSNPNLGQLPQNGQKVMVEYSSPNTNKPLHLGHLRNNFLGYSISQILKANGYEVIKANLVNDRGIHICKSMVAYQHFGNGETPASSGLKGDHLAGKYYVIFDKEYKKQISELVAKGQTEEEAKKNAPLILEAQEMLRKWEANDEEVVSLWKTMNSWVYEGFDATYKKMGVDFDKFYYESDTYLLGKDIVEEGLSKGIFFKKENGSTWVDLSEEGLDEKLVLRSDGTSVYITQDMGTCDLKFNDSGFNKSIYVVGNEQDYHFDVLFKIMRKLGRPYGDGLYHLSYGMVDLPTGKMKSREGTVVDADDLMQEMIDTAEAHTKELGKIEGFSSEEAAELYETLGMGALKYFLLKVDPKKRMLFNPQESIEFQGNTGPFIQYSHARISSILRKADQIGVVYKNAVFEGLENLEDAERDLIIILNDFEKKIRQAAEDFSPALLAQYLFDLAKEYNRFYAELSIFNESNENIQAFRVALSALTAKTIKSGMKLLGVNVPDKM